From the Oryza glaberrima chromosome 5, OglaRS2, whole genome shotgun sequence genome, one window contains:
- the LOC127774189 gene encoding uncharacterized protein LOC127774189 — translation MPKDVFDKLNFMVLAPTPMRLQLADSSVYYPAGIAEDVPVKIRDFFILVDFVVLDMDTGKETPLILGRPFLSTAGANIDVGTGSIRFHTNGKEEKFEFQPRTEQCSMVRIKYGPNPQNIQVVEVEPPKTDSLNEDAIISSVQGFRLFIKSS, via the exons ATGCCAAAAGACGTCttcgacaagctcaacttcatggtgttggcaccaacaccaatGCGCCTTCAACTGGCTGACTCGTCAGTCTATTACCCAgcagggatagcggaggatgtgccagtcaagatacGGGACTTCTTCATCCTGGTTGACTTTGTGGTGCTGGACATGGACACGGGAAAAGAGACGCCGCTCATCCTGGGGCGcccgttccttagcaccgcaggaGCCAACATCGACGTGGGAACAGGGAGTATCCGTTTCCACACCAACGGGAAGGAagagaagtttgagtttcaaccgaggacggaacaatgctccatggtcaggaTAAAGTACGGGCCGAATCCGCAGaatattcaagtggtcgaagtggagccacccaagacggaCAGCCTA aatgaggatGCGATTATCTCATCTGTTCAAGGGTTCcggctcttcatcaagtcatcatga